TAGACCTTGCTCGCGCCCCGCTCGAGGAGTGCCTTGGCGACCTGCTCGCCGAACCCACGGTTGGCCCCCGTAACCAGGGCAACGGATCCTTCAATCTGCATGACTGACTCCTTGTCGACCTATCGGTACGCGATGGACCGCAGGACCGTGCCACGTGGGCCGCACCTCTGGCCGACGGCACCACACAGCCCCTCCCCACGGGACCCTCTTGCCTGGCGGCGACAGTAGCGTAAGACCTTTGCCGGTGTCATGCTGCGCAGGTATCGTACGCGTATGAGCTGGCCCGCGACGGATCGTTACCGACTGAGCCCCGCCCCGGGCGGCCTCGGCCTGGTGCAGGACCTGCTCAACACCGCCCCCGCGGGCATGCCGTCGAGCACGGATCTGCTCGGGGAACCGGAGTCCGCCCAACGCTGGGCGGACGGTGCCGTACTCGGCTGGACCGGGACCACCGGCCGCTCCCCCGTGCACGTCCGCCTGCGCGAGGCGGACCTGCCCGCCCTGCGCCGGGTGCGCGGCCAGATCCGCCGGGCGCTCACCGAGCGCGGACAGCGGGGCGAGGAGGAGGACGAGGCGAACGGACTGCCCGCCGTCGTGTTCACCTCCGTACCGCTGGCCGTGAGTCTGGACGGCGAGGCCGGGCTGCGGCTCGAACCCGAGGGCGAGGGCTGGCGCTGGATCGCCTCGGCGGTGCTCGGCGAGGCGCTGCTCGCGCAGACCGCGGGCACCTGGCCACGGCTCAAGATCTGCCGCAACGTCCCCTGCGCCACCGCCTTCTGGGACCAGTCGCGCAACAACAGCGCGGTCTGGCACTCGGCCAAGGGCTGTGGGAACGCGGCCCATCTGCGTGCCGCGCGGCGCCGCCGCAAGCAGCGCGAGCAGGAACCGGCGGACGGGGCCTGAGGTGCGGGTGTGGGAGCGGGGCCAAGAACGCCGTAAGCTCCGTGAACCCGCGCCCCCGGGCCGCGCGTTGAACCGGAGAACCGGCACGTCGCGCCGCTCTTCGGACCCGTCGCGGCCGGAACCAGTCATATGCCCTCAGCACCACCGATACGGGTGTTGCCAAATCCCTTACGCGCCGTCGCCGCCTGTGCGAGAGTCGTAACCGGCCCTTCCGCCGCGCCACCCCCGTCCCCCAGCCGAACCGTGCCCGCATCGGAGTTCACATTGCCCTCCCATGTCTCAGCGGATCCCCCGGGCGGCAAGCCGCCCGGCAGCGGCGTGGTCGACTCCCTGATCAGTCAGACCCGCAAGCTGCGCGGCGAGGTCGTCGCGGTGCGCCGACGGACGCCCAGGGACGGTGATCCGCGCGGACGGTGGCAGCGCGCCCTGTTCGACCTGGCCGTGCATCAGCTCAACGACCTCGACGAGCACCTGGGCCAGCTCCGGGACGGCCCGGCTCCCGCGCCCCGCTCCGAACAGGTGCCCCGGCAGCGCCGCGTGGTGAACTCCCCCGCGCCCGGCTCCACCTTCGGCAGGGTCGGCAGCGCCGAGTGGAACCTGCTGACCGGCGAGGTGAGTTGGTCCGGCGAGCTGTACGAGATCCTCGGACGGCCGCCCGGCGCCGCCCCGCTGACCCTCGACGAGCTACCCGAGCTGGTGCACGAGGACGACCGGCCCTTACTGACCTCGATGCTCACCGACTGCCTGGTCGACGCCAAGCCGATCGACGGCGAGTTCCGCGTCCTCGGCCCCGGTGACAGCCGCATCGTGCACATGATGGCCGAGCCCGTACTCGACCGGGACGGCGGAACGGTCTCCATGTGGGCCGTCCTACGCGATGTCAGTGAACTCCGGCGCTCGCAACGCGCGTTGAACGACAGCCGAGGCTTCCTCGAACGACGCCTGCACCTCGCACAGACCGAACACCGGCTCGCGGTGGAACTCCAGGAGTCCGTACTGCCGCCCTGGCGCGGCTCCCTGGGCTCCGCGCAGGGCCCCGGCTCCCTCGATCTCGCGGGCCGCTATCTGCCCTCCGCCACCACCTCGCTCATCGGCGGGGACTGGTACGACGCGATGCTCCTGCCCGACGGCCGCATCCTGCTGAGCGTCGGCGACCTCACCGGCCACGGCGTGACCGTGACCTCGGGCATGGCGATGCTGCTCGGCGCGCTGCGCGGCATGGCGGTGACGGGCA
This is a stretch of genomic DNA from Streptomyces sp. NA04227. It encodes these proteins:
- a CDS encoding CGNR zinc finger domain-containing protein, whose amino-acid sequence is MSWPATDRYRLSPAPGGLGLVQDLLNTAPAGMPSSTDLLGEPESAQRWADGAVLGWTGTTGRSPVHVRLREADLPALRRVRGQIRRALTERGQRGEEEDEANGLPAVVFTSVPLAVSLDGEAGLRLEPEGEGWRWIASAVLGEALLAQTAGTWPRLKICRNVPCATAFWDQSRNNSAVWHSAKGCGNAAHLRAARRRRKQREQEPADGA
- a CDS encoding PP2C family protein-serine/threonine phosphatase, coding for MPSHVSADPPGGKPPGSGVVDSLISQTRKLRGEVVAVRRRTPRDGDPRGRWQRALFDLAVHQLNDLDEHLGQLRDGPAPAPRSEQVPRQRRVVNSPAPGSTFGRVGSAEWNLLTGEVSWSGELYEILGRPPGAAPLTLDELPELVHEDDRPLLTSMLTDCLVDAKPIDGEFRVLGPGDSRIVHMMAEPVLDRDGGTVSMWAVLRDVSELRRSQRALNDSRGFLERRLHLAQTEHRLAVELQESVLPPWRGSLGSAQGPGSLDLAGRYLPSATTSLIGGDWYDAMLLPDGRILLSVGDLTGHGVTVTSGMAMLLGALRGMAVTGTEPGQLLGWLNQLMDASVQPSLGSAVCCRYDAATASVDWAQAGHPAPLLFRDGTGCALEPPEGVLLGATSGAVYEQRTERLRPGDVLLLHTDGLVPRRAGAAAQQRLLELAPRLGTARSAQDCVRTIVEEFGEADREDDACVLVARLPR